A portion of the Eubacterium maltosivorans genome contains these proteins:
- the purB gene encoding adenylosuccinate lyase gives MKEFYESPLIERYASKEVCRIFSADNKFSTWRKLWVALAEAEQELGLPITDEQIEELKSKIYDIDYETAAREEKILRHDVMAHVHTYGEQCPKAKGIIHLGATSAYVGDNTDIITYTEGLVHIRKCLLNLINALTKFALEYKDLPTLGFTHFQPAQLTTVGKRASLWIQDLMIDLEDLDHLISIVRLRGAKGTTGTQASFMDLFENDQEKVKQIDRLVAEKMGFKATYAVTGQTYPRKFDSQVLAVLSGIAQSLSKFATDIRLLQHLKEVEEPFEKTQIGSSAMAYKRNPMRSERICSLARYIIVDSLNPAITAATQWFERTLDDSANKRISVPEAFLAADSIISIAINISENLVVYPKVIHQHIMNELPFMATENIIMEGVKNGGDRQDLHEKIRVLSMEAGATVKVEGKPNDLIERIVADGTFGIKEEDIESILDPSLYIGRAPQQVVDFIEEEVQPVLDANKDLLDMKEIDLKV, from the coding sequence ATGAAAGAATTTTACGAGAGTCCATTGATTGAGCGTTATGCGTCCAAGGAAGTCTGCCGGATTTTTTCTGCCGATAACAAGTTTTCAACCTGGCGTAAGCTGTGGGTTGCCCTGGCAGAAGCTGAACAGGAGCTGGGACTGCCCATCACCGACGAACAGATCGAGGAGCTGAAATCCAAGATTTATGATATTGACTATGAAACAGCCGCCAGGGAAGAAAAAATCCTGCGCCATGACGTCATGGCTCATGTGCACACCTATGGGGAACAGTGCCCCAAGGCTAAGGGGATTATCCATTTAGGCGCTACCAGTGCGTATGTAGGGGATAATACAGATATTATCACCTATACGGAGGGTCTGGTACACATCCGCAAGTGTCTGCTGAACCTCATCAATGCTCTCACTAAATTTGCGCTGGAATACAAGGATCTGCCCACTCTGGGCTTTACACATTTCCAGCCGGCTCAGCTCACCACTGTGGGTAAGCGTGCCAGCCTCTGGATTCAGGATTTGATGATTGATCTGGAGGATCTGGACCATCTCATCAGTATTGTCCGCCTGCGCGGGGCCAAAGGTACCACCGGCACCCAGGCCAGCTTTATGGATTTATTTGAAAATGATCAGGAAAAGGTAAAACAGATCGACAGGCTGGTCGCTGAAAAAATGGGCTTTAAGGCGACCTACGCTGTCACAGGACAGACCTATCCCCGTAAATTTGACAGCCAGGTTCTGGCAGTGCTCAGCGGTATTGCTCAGAGTCTGAGTAAGTTTGCCACAGACATCCGTTTACTTCAGCACCTGAAGGAAGTAGAGGAGCCCTTTGAGAAAACACAGATCGGCTCGTCAGCCATGGCCTATAAGAGAAACCCCATGCGTTCCGAGCGCATCTGCTCTCTGGCGCGCTACATTATTGTTGACTCTCTGAATCCAGCCATCACAGCAGCCACCCAGTGGTTTGAAAGAACTTTGGACGACTCTGCCAACAAACGTATTTCTGTGCCGGAAGCTTTCCTGGCAGCAGATTCTATTATTTCCATTGCGATCAATATCTCTGAAAACCTGGTGGTTTATCCAAAGGTTATCCATCAGCATATCATGAATGAGCTGCCCTTTATGGCGACTGAAAATATTATCATGGAAGGTGTGAAAAACGGCGGAGACCGTCAGGATCTCCATGAAAAAATCCGTGTGCTCTCCATGGAAGCGGGCGCGACGGTCAAGGTTGAAGGCAAACCCAATGACCTCATCGAACGCATTGTGGCGGACGGTACCTTTGGGATTAAAGAAGAAGACATCGAAAGCATTCTCGATCCTTCTTTATATATTGGCCGCGCGCCGCAGCAGGTGGTGGACTTTATTGAGGAGGAGGTACAGCCTGTACTGGATGCCAATAAGGACCTGCTGGATATGAAAGAAATTGACTTGAAGGTGTGA
- a CDS encoding pyridoxal phosphate-dependent aminotransferase, giving the protein MRTRVSEKVENCIDSLTLSLSEKAKAFREAGEAVVSFGTGEPDFTTPAYICDGAKAAIDAGHTKYDAVTGVAALRSVIARKLKEDNGLSYGMDEIIVNSGAKSSLSVALQTILNPGDEVIIPKPYWVSYTEMVKLAGGVPVVVDTDPENAFKMTAEQMKAAITDKTKAMMLNTPVNPTGVLYSREELQALAAVAVEADILVISDEIYEEFVYDGNKTVSIASLGEAIKNNTILVNGFSKTYAMTGWRLGYAAAPADIIAGMKRIQGHTISHPSTITQYAGITALEEKGEVVDEIIRIFDERRKTMMARLDKIPQLSYIYPQSTFYIFVDISRVIEDNRYGIGSGYEFSQRLLNEQKVVTIPGEAFGVTEHIRLSFATSMEEIEEGFNRIEAFLASACTA; this is encoded by the coding sequence ATGAGAACGAGAGTATCGGAAAAAGTAGAAAATTGTATAGATTCCCTGACATTGAGCCTGTCAGAAAAGGCGAAGGCCTTTCGTGAAGCTGGCGAAGCGGTTGTGAGCTTTGGAACAGGCGAGCCCGATTTCACCACGCCAGCTTACATTTGTGATGGCGCTAAGGCCGCCATCGATGCCGGTCATACAAAATATGATGCAGTGACCGGCGTAGCGGCGCTGCGCAGTGTCATTGCCAGAAAGCTGAAGGAGGATAACGGCCTGAGCTATGGCATGGATGAGATCATTGTTAACAGCGGTGCCAAAAGCAGTCTTTCTGTGGCCTTACAGACTATTTTGAACCCCGGGGATGAGGTTATTATTCCCAAGCCTTACTGGGTCAGCTATACGGAAATGGTTAAGCTGGCAGGCGGCGTGCCTGTAGTGGTGGATACAGACCCTGAAAATGCCTTTAAAATGACTGCAGAGCAGATGAAAGCAGCTATCACAGATAAAACTAAGGCTATGATGTTAAACACGCCTGTAAACCCCACAGGGGTATTATACAGCCGTGAGGAGCTGCAGGCTCTTGCGGCTGTGGCTGTGGAGGCAGATATTCTGGTGATATCCGATGAAATCTATGAAGAATTCGTCTATGATGGTAATAAAACGGTCAGCATTGCCTCTTTAGGAGAAGCAATCAAAAACAACACCATTTTGGTCAACGGGTTTTCAAAAACCTATGCCATGACTGGCTGGCGGCTGGGCTACGCCGCGGCGCCCGCAGACATAATCGCAGGTATGAAGCGGATTCAGGGCCATACGATTTCTCACCCGTCGACCATTACCCAGTACGCAGGTATCACGGCTCTTGAGGAAAAAGGTGAGGTGGTGGATGAGATCATCCGTATTTTTGACGAGCGCCGTAAGACTATGATGGCCCGTCTGGACAAAATCCCACAGCTCAGCTATATCTATCCCCAGAGTACTTTTTATATTTTTGTAGACATCAGCCGGGTTATCGAGGATAATAGATACGGAATTGGGTCCGGATATGAATTCTCACAGAGGCTTCTGAATGAGCAGAAGGTCGTTACCATACCGGGTGAGGCCTTTGGCGTCACAGAGCATATCCGTTTATCCTTTGCCACCTCGATGGAAGAAATCGAAGAAGGGTTCAACCGGATTGAGGCGTTTTTAGCATCGGCATGCACTGCATGA
- a CDS encoding TIGR00282 family metallophosphoesterase, with amino-acid sequence MKVLMIGDVVSRPGRTVLKEQLTSLIEEYQIDFTIVNGENASGGNGITEKNARELFNLPIDVMTMGNHVWQQKEMVHYIEKFPRIIRPLNYPEPCPGKGYDFFEHNGKTICVMNLSGQIFMPELDSPFNLFSRVWPEIEGKFDLLIVDFHAEATSEKIAFGYYLDGKASIVVGTHTHVQTADERILPGGTAYITDLGMTGPLNGVIGVEKDIIINNMVTKRPERFVIEKARPWQINGIVVETDDCTNQPVKIERLYRIYEE; translated from the coding sequence ATGAAAGTATTAATGATTGGCGATGTTGTCAGCCGGCCAGGGAGAACAGTGCTCAAGGAACAGCTGACTAGCCTGATTGAGGAATATCAGATTGATTTTACCATTGTCAATGGCGAGAACGCTTCCGGTGGAAACGGCATTACCGAAAAAAATGCCAGGGAGCTGTTTAACCTGCCCATTGATGTCATGACTATGGGCAATCATGTCTGGCAGCAAAAAGAAATGGTCCATTACATCGAGAAATTCCCCAGGATCATAAGACCCCTTAACTATCCGGAGCCCTGCCCGGGCAAGGGCTATGATTTTTTTGAGCACAATGGCAAAACCATCTGTGTGATGAACCTGTCCGGACAGATTTTTATGCCGGAGCTGGATTCACCCTTTAACCTGTTCAGCCGAGTGTGGCCGGAAATTGAGGGCAAATTTGATCTTTTGATCGTGGATTTCCACGCCGAGGCCACCTCTGAAAAGATTGCCTTTGGGTATTATCTGGACGGAAAGGCCTCCATTGTGGTGGGAACCCATACCCATGTGCAGACTGCAGATGAGCGGATTTTGCCCGGCGGCACCGCCTATATTACTGATTTGGGTATGACAGGCCCTTTAAATGGGGTTATTGGTGTGGAAAAGGATATTATTATCAATAATATGGTGACCAAACGGCCAGAGCGTTTTGTCATTGAAAAAGCGCGGCCATGGCAGATTAACGGGATTGTGGTTGAGACTGATGACTGCACAAACCAGCCGGTTAAAATCGAACGGCTTTACCGGATTTATGAGGAGTAG
- the rny gene encoding ribonuclease Y: MNVIDILTICLIVGIVIAFGVGYFIRKNVAEGKINSAEETAKKIVNDAVKEGEAQKKEMLFNAKEESLALKEAIERDNRERRAELQKTENRLIQKEENLDKKAANLERNEDKLERKNKELDKKQEKLDSLYEEQVKELERISGMTFEEAKQILLDDVAKETRAEAAVMIRQIEAESKATADKKAKELIAQSIQRCAADHVAENTITVVNLPNDEMKGRIIGREGRNIRTLETLTGIDLIIDDTPEAVILSGFDPIRREVARLSLEKLIIDGRIHPARIEEIVKKSQKEMDAQIKEVGEQACFDTGIHGLHPEVVKLLGRLKYRTSYGQNVLKHSIEVAHLAGLMAAELDANVKIAKRAGLLHDIGKAIDHEVEGNHVEIGVNLLKKYKENKNVIHAVEAHHGDVEATTIEAVLVQAADAISAARPGARRETLVSYVQRLEELEKIATSFDGVEKSFAIQAGREVRIMVKPDSVNDDDMMMLSRDIAKKIESEMEYPGNIKVNVIRETRAVEYAK; the protein is encoded by the coding sequence GTGAATGTTATAGACATATTAACTATATGCTTAATCGTTGGTATAGTCATTGCCTTTGGCGTTGGGTATTTTATCCGCAAAAACGTTGCTGAGGGCAAGATAAATAGTGCTGAAGAAACAGCCAAGAAAATCGTAAACGATGCAGTTAAAGAGGGCGAAGCCCAAAAGAAGGAAATGCTGTTTAATGCCAAGGAGGAATCCTTAGCTTTAAAGGAAGCGATTGAAAGAGATAACCGCGAGAGACGCGCCGAGCTTCAGAAAACGGAAAACCGTTTGATCCAGAAGGAAGAGAACCTGGATAAAAAGGCAGCGAATCTCGAGCGCAATGAGGACAAGCTCGAAAGAAAGAACAAAGAGCTTGATAAGAAACAGGAAAAGCTGGACAGCCTCTACGAAGAACAGGTCAAAGAACTGGAACGTATCTCAGGCATGACCTTTGAAGAAGCAAAACAGATTTTACTGGATGATGTTGCCAAGGAAACCCGTGCCGAAGCGGCGGTAATGATCCGCCAGATCGAGGCTGAATCCAAAGCGACAGCAGACAAAAAGGCCAAGGAACTGATTGCGCAGTCCATTCAACGCTGTGCAGCAGACCATGTGGCAGAAAATACCATTACCGTGGTCAACCTGCCAAATGATGAAATGAAGGGCCGTATCATTGGCCGTGAAGGCCGCAACATTCGTACATTGGAAACCCTGACGGGCATCGACCTGATCATTGATGATACACCGGAAGCCGTTATTCTTTCCGGGTTTGATCCGATCCGGCGTGAAGTAGCCCGTTTGTCACTGGAAAAACTGATTATTGACGGACGAATCCATCCAGCAAGAATTGAAGAGATTGTTAAAAAATCTCAAAAAGAAATGGATGCTCAGATCAAGGAAGTTGGAGAACAGGCCTGTTTTGACACAGGTATCCACGGATTACATCCCGAAGTTGTCAAGCTGCTAGGACGTTTGAAATACCGTACCAGCTACGGACAGAACGTGCTCAAGCATTCCATTGAGGTTGCCCATCTGGCAGGCCTGATGGCCGCTGAGTTGGACGCCAACGTTAAAATTGCAAAACGCGCAGGCTTGCTGCACGATATCGGCAAAGCCATTGACCATGAGGTTGAAGGAAACCATGTCGAAATTGGTGTAAACCTGCTGAAGAAATACAAGGAAAATAAAAATGTGATCCACGCGGTAGAGGCCCATCACGGCGATGTGGAAGCCACAACCATTGAGGCTGTGCTTGTGCAGGCTGCTGACGCCATCTCAGCCGCAAGACCCGGTGCCAGGAGAGAAACACTTGTCTCCTACGTGCAAAGGCTGGAAGAACTGGAAAAAATCGCCACCTCCTTTGATGGTGTCGAAAAATCCTTTGCGATCCAGGCTGGGCGTGAAGTGCGCATAATGGTTAAACCAGACTCTGTCAACGACGACGACATGATGATGCTGTCCCGCGATATTGCCAAGAAGATTGAATCTGAAATGGAATACCCAGGAAATATCAAAGTCAACGTCATCCGCGAAACCAGAGCCGTCGAGTATGCTAAGTGA
- a CDS encoding PP2C family protein-serine/threonine phosphatase, translating to MAFFVDIAHDSINKHHQELCGDNVEIRINDESVIVVLADGLGSGVKANILATMTSTIAATMLEDKMSLKDVVETLEATLPVCQVRKLAYSTFTIVQVYWKTRRLYIVEFDNPPIVYIRDGEILELERHPIEFQGKQIYETTMKIEENDVLGFFSDGVIHAGVGTLLNFGWQWEDAADYLLARTYDEKMITSKDISMRMIETCNDLYGGEPGDDTTVVVMKAEEHQYVTLFSGPPLDRTKDQMIKEILDEAKGTKVVCGGTASNIVSREYDEKIDIDLETMSERVPPVGRMKSIDLVTEGVLTIQETVNIIEDYIYKRRGHEVFEGNNGASILADLLVNHCTHLDLILGNSINPAHQNPDFPDALSSKWKITQRLINLLKELNKSINIVYV from the coding sequence ATGGCTTTTTTTGTCGATATTGCCCATGACAGCATCAACAAGCACCATCAGGAGCTGTGCGGCGATAATGTGGAAATCCGCATCAATGATGAGAGCGTGATCGTTGTCCTGGCCGACGGGCTTGGAAGCGGCGTGAAGGCCAATATCCTGGCGACCATGACCTCCACCATTGCGGCGACCATGCTGGAGGATAAGATGTCGCTCAAGGATGTGGTGGAGACGCTGGAGGCCACCCTGCCGGTCTGTCAGGTTCGCAAGCTGGCTTACTCGACCTTTACCATCGTCCAGGTTTACTGGAAGACCCGGAGACTTTATATCGTCGAGTTTGACAACCCACCCATTGTCTACATCCGGGATGGGGAAATTTTAGAGCTTGAGCGCCATCCTATCGAGTTTCAGGGCAAACAGATCTATGAAACCACCATGAAAATTGAGGAGAACGATGTTCTCGGTTTTTTCAGTGACGGTGTAATCCACGCCGGGGTCGGGACGCTGCTCAATTTTGGCTGGCAGTGGGAGGACGCGGCAGACTATCTGCTGGCACGTACCTATGATGAAAAGATGATTACGTCAAAGGATATCTCCATGCGGATGATTGAGACCTGTAATGATTTGTATGGCGGCGAGCCCGGCGACGACACAACGGTTGTGGTGATGAAGGCCGAGGAACACCAGTATGTGACGCTGTTTTCAGGTCCGCCTCTGGATCGTACAAAGGATCAGATGATCAAAGAAATTCTGGACGAGGCCAAGGGAACAAAGGTGGTGTGCGGAGGCACCGCCAGCAATATTGTATCCCGGGAGTACGACGAGAAAATTGACATTGATCTTGAGACCATGTCGGAACGGGTGCCGCCGGTCGGCCGGATGAAGTCCATCGATCTCGTGACCGAAGGGGTACTGACCATTCAGGAAACCGTCAATATCATTGAAGATTACATCTACAAGCGCCGGGGCCATGAGGTTTTTGAAGGAAACAACGGCGCGTCCATTCTGGCAGACCTGCTGGTGAATCACTGCACCCATCTCGATCTGATTCTGGGCAACTCCATCAATCCAGCCCACCAGAACCCGGATTTTCCCGATGCGCTCAGCTCTAAGTGGAAGATCACTCAGCGGCTTATTAACCTGCTTAAGGAGCTCAACAAATCCATCAATATTGTGTATGTATAA
- a CDS encoding [Fe-Fe] hydrogenase large subunit C-terminal domain-containing protein: protein MGVINFTKASCRNCYKCIRYCPVKAIKLMDNQAQIVEDLCIGCGNCFRICPQNAKYVASDVASIKQWLEEGPVVLSLAPSFPAGFNTDDPLQVLSGLRALGFTVIEETAIGAEQVSKYYAKDYWGTKRHVITTSCPTVNMMIEKYYPDVVEYLSEVVSPMTAHGMMLKEKYPNAKIVFAGPCISKKMEAVDSANPIIDGVLTFDELDVWFKEEGIEVCDMPAGSFDAAGCNVARFYPLAGGVEKTSIPGVQGVRRVIKIDGLKNCRDFLDDISKLEGQYWIEMNACVEGCINGPGNTHSPLVKYERIERVTDYINNNARKDPETPEQVPDFGRGFSSEKKNLFAGVPEEAIEEILRQTGKFTPKDELNCGTCGYDSCREKAAAVYCGMAELDMCLPFMRNRNEAISNLIIASTPNAIAVLDKDFRIVDFNGAAEKLFKTAKTDVLHKNFVEVFDYNPFKKLDNVEGNYYSGRGLYARGNIHFMEILTYIPGQKMYMGIFVDISREIKKERAYQKMQEETLDMAQKVIDKQMRVAHEIAELLGETTAETKVTLTRLQKVVGTREEEE from the coding sequence ATGGGTGTCATTAATTTCACGAAAGCAAGCTGCCGGAATTGCTACAAATGTATCCGATACTGCCCGGTAAAGGCCATTAAGCTGATGGATAACCAGGCCCAGATCGTTGAAGACCTGTGCATTGGCTGCGGCAACTGTTTTCGGATTTGTCCGCAAAATGCCAAATATGTGGCCAGCGATGTGGCCAGCATTAAGCAGTGGCTGGAGGAGGGACCCGTGGTTCTGAGCCTTGCGCCGTCCTTTCCCGCCGGATTTAATACAGATGACCCGCTGCAGGTACTAAGCGGCCTCCGGGCTCTGGGATTCACAGTGATTGAGGAGACTGCGATTGGGGCAGAGCAGGTCTCAAAATACTATGCCAAGGATTACTGGGGGACAAAACGCCATGTGATCACGACCTCCTGCCCGACGGTTAACATGATGATCGAAAAATACTATCCCGATGTGGTGGAATACCTGAGCGAGGTGGTTTCCCCCATGACTGCCCACGGCATGATGCTGAAGGAAAAATACCCCAATGCCAAAATTGTGTTTGCGGGGCCCTGCATCTCTAAAAAAATGGAGGCCGTTGATTCGGCTAACCCGATTATTGACGGGGTGCTGACCTTTGATGAGCTGGATGTGTGGTTTAAGGAAGAAGGCATTGAGGTGTGCGATATGCCTGCAGGCAGCTTTGACGCGGCAGGCTGTAATGTCGCGCGGTTTTATCCGCTGGCCGGCGGTGTAGAAAAGACCAGCATACCAGGCGTGCAGGGCGTCCGGCGGGTCATAAAAATTGACGGCCTCAAAAACTGCCGTGATTTTCTGGATGATATCAGTAAGCTGGAGGGCCAGTACTGGATTGAGATGAACGCCTGTGTCGAGGGCTGTATCAACGGCCCAGGCAATACCCACAGCCCTCTGGTCAAGTATGAGCGGATCGAGCGCGTGACGGATTACATTAATAATAATGCCCGGAAAGACCCGGAAACGCCTGAACAGGTGCCGGATTTTGGTCGCGGCTTTTCATCTGAAAAGAAGAATCTCTTTGCGGGTGTGCCGGAGGAAGCCATTGAAGAAATCCTGCGGCAGACAGGTAAGTTTACCCCCAAGGATGAGCTGAACTGCGGTACCTGCGGCTATGACAGCTGCCGTGAAAAGGCCGCGGCTGTTTACTGCGGCATGGCGGAGCTGGATATGTGCCTGCCCTTTATGCGCAACCGCAATGAGGCCATTTCCAATTTGATCATCGCGTCGACGCCAAACGCCATCGCGGTACTGGACAAGGATTTCAGGATCGTCGATTTTAACGGGGCGGCCGAAAAGCTGTTTAAAACCGCTAAAACCGATGTGCTGCATAAAAATTTTGTAGAAGTTTTTGACTATAACCCATTTAAAAAACTGGACAATGTCGAGGGCAATTATTACAGCGGACGGGGACTTTATGCCCGCGGCAATATCCATTTTATGGAAATTCTGACCTACATACCAGGACAGAAGATGTATATGGGAATATTTGTGGACATCTCCAGAGAAATCAAAAAGGAACGGGCATATCAGAAGATGCAGGAGGAAACCCTGGACATGGCCCAGAAGGTTATCGACAAGCAGATGCGTGTCGCCCATGAAATCGCAGAGCTGCTGGGTGAGACCACTGCCGAGACCAAGGTCACGCTGACCCGGCTGCAAAAGGTTGTAGGAACAAGAGAGGAAGAGGAATAA
- a CDS encoding (2Fe-2S) ferredoxin domain-containing protein, with the protein MKEIHICIGSACHVKGSYQVVQRFKELVAERGLENEVELMGTFCLDACSDGVAVKVDEHIYTVKPEGVDQLFDQIMEGNNGCH; encoded by the coding sequence ATGAAGGAAATACATATTTGTATTGGCAGCGCCTGCCATGTCAAAGGTTCCTACCAGGTGGTGCAGCGCTTTAAGGAACTGGTGGCTGAACGGGGACTCGAGAATGAAGTAGAGCTGATGGGGACTTTCTGCCTGGACGCCTGCAGCGATGGGGTAGCAGTTAAGGTTGATGAGCATATTTATACGGTTAAGCCAGAGGGCGTTGACCAGCTGTTTGATCAGATAATGGAGGGAAACAATGGGTGTCATTAA
- a CDS encoding substrate-binding domain-containing protein: MKKKLTLVLAALLTMTMVIGLAGCSSNTAKTEKLEPGSNGEIIMATTTSTQDSGLLDVLLPKFEEETGIAVKVVAVGTGKAIEMGKNGEADILLVHAKSQEEQFVKDGYGLERFDVMYNDFIVLGSKDDPAKLKEVAPNDAVKAFQTIAETQSEFVSRGDKSGTHTKELGLWEKAGVTPAGQPWYIESGSGMGDTLKMANEKLAYTLSDRATWLNMKDNLDLEVVVEKDDNLYNQYGVIVVNPDKVSAELNTDGAKKFQEWILSDAVQQEISNYKINGEATFVPNASK, from the coding sequence ATGAAAAAGAAATTGACGCTGGTCTTAGCAGCACTGCTGACTATGACCATGGTTATCGGCCTGGCAGGATGCAGCAGCAATACTGCTAAAACCGAAAAGCTGGAGCCAGGCTCCAACGGTGAAATTATTATGGCCACCACCACCAGCACACAGGACAGCGGTCTGCTGGATGTGCTTCTGCCCAAGTTTGAAGAAGAAACCGGCATTGCCGTAAAGGTTGTGGCAGTTGGCACCGGTAAAGCCATTGAGATGGGCAAAAACGGTGAAGCGGATATTCTTCTGGTTCACGCCAAATCACAGGAAGAACAGTTTGTGAAAGACGGTTACGGCCTTGAACGTTTTGACGTTATGTACAATGACTTCATCGTTCTGGGCAGCAAGGATGACCCGGCCAAACTGAAGGAAGTCGCTCCAAACGATGCGGTAAAAGCTTTCCAGACCATTGCTGAAACCCAGTCTGAATTTGTATCCAGAGGCGACAAATCCGGTACGCACACCAAAGAACTGGGCCTGTGGGAAAAGGCAGGCGTTACCCCGGCAGGACAGCCCTGGTACATCGAATCCGGTTCCGGCATGGGCGACACCCTGAAAATGGCCAATGAAAAATTAGCCTACACCCTGTCTGACCGCGCTACCTGGTTAAACATGAAAGATAATCTGGATCTTGAGGTTGTTGTCGAAAAGGACGATAACCTGTATAACCAGTATGGCGTTATCGTCGTCAATCCTGACAAGGTCAGCGCTGAGCTGAACACTGACGGCGCAAAAAAATTCCAGGAATGGATTTTAAGCGACGCCGTACAGCAGGAAATCTCAAACTACAAGATTAACGGCGAAGCGACCTTTGTGCCAAACGCCAGCAAATAA
- a CDS encoding ABC transporter permease translates to MDYIINGFIEAFHLLISGDPEIYQIVGLSLYVSFSSTIYSTVLGVPLGILLGIKEFRGKRIVSRLLYTFMSFPPVIIGLFTSLVLARSGPLGHLKLMYTPTAMIIAQVILVTPIIMGIVFNDTTVNGQVVVTMGKTLGAGGRDILFLLIRELKASIMIALVTGFGRAVSEVGAVMIVGGNIKNYTRVMTTFIAMNNNMGEYAVSIAMGIILLVISFVTNSILYKYMVGDPYANRD, encoded by the coding sequence ATGGATTATATTATCAACGGCTTCATTGAGGCTTTCCATCTGCTGATTTCCGGAGATCCGGAAATCTACCAGATTGTCGGGCTTTCTTTATACGTATCCTTCTCCTCCACCATTTATTCCACAGTTCTCGGCGTGCCCCTGGGCATCCTGCTTGGCATCAAGGAATTCAGGGGAAAGCGGATCGTATCCCGGCTGCTTTACACCTTTATGTCTTTTCCGCCGGTCATCATCGGCCTGTTCACCTCACTGGTGCTGGCCCGATCCGGTCCGTTGGGGCATCTAAAGCTTATGTACACGCCCACTGCCATGATCATCGCCCAGGTGATCCTCGTCACCCCGATTATCATGGGCATTGTGTTTAACGACACCACCGTCAACGGCCAGGTTGTGGTGACCATGGGAAAAACCCTTGGGGCCGGCGGCCGGGATATTCTCTTCCTGCTGATCCGGGAGCTTAAGGCCAGCATCATGATCGCACTGGTCACCGGCTTTGGACGGGCTGTATCTGAGGTTGGCGCTGTGATGATCGTGGGGGGCAACATTAAAAACTACACGCGGGTCATGACCACCTTCATTGCCATGAACAATAACATGGGCGAATACGCGGTTTCCATCGCCATGGGTATTATTCTGCTGGTCATCTCCTTTGTGACCAATTCGATCCTTTACAAATATATGGTAGGAGACCCTTATGCAAATCGCGATTGA
- a CDS encoding ABC transporter ATP-binding protein, whose translation MQIAIEKLTKIYHGKTVLSLDSLCLESGKIHGILGPNGSGKTTLMKSVAGLLTPTSGAITYNGRTGDEAVLKKLTYASHTPYLFAMSVYDNIAYPLKIRKYAKASAAPIVEGLLREFKIEELAKQNAKKLSGGESQKTALARALSFSPDTLLLDEPTANIDPQSLKIIEAALIKRNREAGLTVIIITHNPSQAYRICDTLSFIDSGSLLFHGSVEDFKASDNPVIQDFITLN comes from the coding sequence ATGCAAATCGCGATTGAAAAACTCACGAAAATTTATCATGGAAAAACAGTCTTGTCACTGGACAGCCTGTGCCTTGAATCCGGAAAAATCCACGGAATTTTAGGCCCAAACGGATCAGGGAAAACCACCCTGATGAAATCTGTTGCCGGGCTTCTCACGCCCACCAGCGGCGCCATCACCTATAATGGCCGCACTGGTGATGAAGCCGTGCTGAAAAAGCTGACCTATGCCAGCCATACACCCTATCTTTTTGCCATGTCTGTCTATGACAATATCGCCTATCCCCTAAAAATACGCAAATATGCCAAAGCATCGGCAGCCCCCATCGTTGAGGGACTGCTGCGGGAATTTAAAATCGAAGAGCTTGCAAAACAAAACGCGAAAAAGCTTTCCGGCGGCGAATCACAGAAAACAGCTCTGGCCAGGGCCTTATCCTTTTCACCGGATACACTGCTCTTAGACGAGCCCACCGCCAACATCGACCCTCAGAGCCTGAAAATTATTGAGGCTGCGCTGATCAAAAGAAACCGTGAGGCCGGGCTGACTGTTATCATCATTACCCATAACCCAAGCCAGGCTTACCGTATCTGTGACACTCTGAGCTTTATCGATTCCGGCAGCCTCCTCTTTCACGGCAGTGTTGAAGATTTTAAAGCATCGGATAATCCGGTCATTCAGGATTTCATCACCTTAAATTAA